The Flavobacterium sp. N2270 genome contains the following window.
AACTCCTTTATGTTCATTGTATATTTTTACAATAAATTCAAGATCTTTTGTTTCTTTTTGATTAGTAAAAGTAAAAGGACGTAATTCATTTTTCCATTCAGGTTCGTTAATAGAAATATTTACTGCTTGTCCAGGAATAAAATCAAAATCTTTAGGTTTTTCAACTACAAAACGTTTTACATCATGGTTAATGAAGTTAGATTCAATTACTTTAACGATATGATTACTCATAAAAAAGATTTAAAATTAAAAAAAGCAGACCTATAAGCCGGATTCTGTATTCCAATAAATTGAAACCCTTATCATTTATCTAGATTTTACATTACTGTAAAACTCAAGCTGCCTACCCTTCAGCATCGAACGAGTCGCCCTTATTTTAGCGAACTAAAAATTGCTGATATACTTGACATTTCACCGCATAGAGTTTACCTGGTTTCACTACAGCATTACCTGTACATACTTTCTGTTGCACTTGTCCTCACCTCTCGGCGGATGGGCGTTACCCATTATGCTACTCTTTGGTGTCCGGACTTTCCTCCCTTTCGATGAATCGAAACGACGATAAGGCGGTCTGCTTTGCAAATTTAAAATTTAGAATTCACATTAATGCTATTTCTCTCATATTATTTGTGAATAACTTTTAGTAATCTTTTAATTCTACTATTTTACAATCTTTAAATTAAATCTATATTTGTAGAACAATAGAAATAATGGAACAGTTTATAGTATCAGCCAGAAAATATCGTCCGCAAACATTTAAAGATGTTGTGGGGCAACGTGCTATAACAAATACTCTATTAAATGCTATTGAAACCAATCATTTAGCACAAGCACTTTTATTTACAGGACCAAGAGGTGTTGGTAAAACAACTTGTGCGCGTATTCTAGCTCGTAAAATTAACCAAGAAGGTTATGATGATCCTTTAGAAGATTTTTCATTTAATGTTTTTGAATTAGATGCAGCTTCAAATAATGGTGTTGATGATATTAGAAGTATTATTGACCAAGTGAGAATACCTCCTCAAACTGGAAAATACAAAGTTTATATTATTGACGAGGTTCATATGCTTTCATCAGCAGCTTTTAATGCTTTTCTTAAAACATTAGAAGAGCCACCAAAACATGCTATTTTTATTTTAGCGACTACTGAAAAACATAAGATTATACCAACGATACTTTCGAGATGTCAAATATTTGATTTTAAGAGAATTACGGTTAATGACGCTAAAGAACATTTAGCCGAAATAGCAAATGAACAAGGTGTAACTTTTGAAGATGATGCTTTGCATATTATTGCTCAAAAAGCAGATGGTGCAATGCGTGATGCTTTATCTATTTTTGATAGAGTGGTTTCTTATTGCGGAAATAACCTTACTAGGCAAGCAGTTACTGAAAATTTAAATGTTTTAGATTTTGAATATTATATCAAAATAACAGATTTGTTATTAGAAAATAAAATTCCAGAATTGCTTATTTCTTATAATGATATCTTAGCCAAAGGTTTTGATGGACATCATTTTATTGCTGGTTTAGCCTCGCATTTTAGAGATTTATTGGTATGCCAAAATCCTGCAACATTAGTGCTTTTAGAATCTGGTGAGCAAGCAAGATTATTGTATCAACAACAATCTGTTAAAGCTTCTCAATCATTTTTACTTCAAGGAATTGAATTGGCTAATGATTGTGACTTGAAATTCAAACAAAGTCAAAATCAACGCTTATTAGTTGAATTATGCTTAATGCAAATTGCCTCTATCAACTTTGATGGAGAAAAAAAAAAGCTAAATCCTATATAATTCCTGCTACATATTTTAGAAATAGTTCTTATTCTATTGTAGAACAGACTTCTAAAGTTGTGAAAAATGAAGAAATCCCTATTCAACCAATTATTGTATCTAATATAGTTGAAGAAGTTAAACAACCTATTTTAGATAAAACTAATATCACTCCTGAAAATAAAAATAAGTCTGAAACAAAAATTTCGGCTTTATCTTTATCAAGTATTAAAGCTAAAAAGGAGTTAGAAGCAAAACAACTTATTCATACTAAACACGATGGAGAATTACCTACAGAAACTTTCTCTGAAACTAACATGTTATTATTGTGGAATAAATTTGCTGCACGTTTAGCTGACCAAAACAAAAGGCTAATGGCAACTTATATGCTAATGAGTAAACCAACTCTAAATTGTCCTATAATAACGATTGAACTTCCAAATGAAAGTACAAAAATAGAATTTGAAGCCGGAAATAATGAACTTTTAGGCTATTTAAGAGGAAAGCTTCATAACCATGACATTACAATTGAAGTAATAGTAAATGAGACGGTAGAAACAAAATATGCTTTTACTCCAGATGATAAGTATGAGAAGCTCAAAAGTATAAACCCTACAATGGAATTACTAAGGAAAGTTTTTGATTTAGATGTATAATAAATAATAGAGCTCTGAATTATCAGAGCTCTATTATTACAACTAACTTTAAAAATATACTATTTTTTTATAAACATATTCGTATAATATTTTCTTCCTTCTTGATCCATTCGAATAGAAATACCATAATGTGTATAATCTCCTTCTAAATTTGCTTTATGACCAGTACTCGCAATCCATGCATTAAGAGCAGCTTGTGGTGTAGAAAACCCAAATGCTACATTTTCTCCAACTCTATAAGCACCTAAAACTTGTTGTAAATTTGTTTTTCTTTCTGTAAAACCATCGTGATTTACAGAATTTGTTGCAATCATATAAGAATTATGTTCTTCTGATTTATACGAAATATGTTCGATAATTTCTAAAGGACTTAAATTATTATCAACTCTATATGTGTTGACTAAATCTAATAATTCTAATTCAATTGAATCGTGAGAATACGATTTCTGAGTTTCTGTTACAGTAGGTGTTGAAACAGATTCTGAATCAGAAGAACAAGAAGTTAAGGTAAATGTTGAAAAAATTAGGGCAAAAAGGATAAATTTTGTGTTTTTCATAATCGTCATCATTTAATGTCTTTTTGTAATTTCAGTAATCAATAAATCGATTAACTGTTTGATTTTCAAGACAAATGTACAACAACTACGATAACATGCAAATATATTCGATGAAATGCATAAAATTTTAACACTTATTTAAAAAACTGACTATCAAGGAGATAACCTAAAGATATTCCAATCGTAATTTTCTGACAATTTATAAACTATTCTATCATGAAGTCTATTTGGACGACCTTGCCAAAATTCAACTTCTATAGGTTTTATAATAAATCCACCCCAATGATTAGGTCTTGGTATAGGTTTTCCTTCAAATTTTTGTTCTAATTCTTTTAATTCATTTTCAAGAAAGTCTCTATTTGGAATAACTTCACTTTGTGAGGATGCTAAGGCGCCGAGTTTACTTCCATCTGGTCTAGAATCGAAATAATTATCTGATATAATTTCTGAAGTTTTTTCAGCAATTCCTTTAATAATAACTTGTCGTTCTAAGGATGTCCAGAAAAAAGACAAACAAACATTTGGATTGTTTAAAATAGCCTTCCCTTTTTGAGAATTATAATTTGTATAGAATATGAAGCCTTCTTCATTATATTTTTTCAATAGCACTACTCTACTTTTTGGAAATCCATCTAAACCTATTGTAGAAACAGTCATTGCATTAACTTCATCAACTCCTCCAAAATCTTCTACTTCATGAAACCATTTATGGAATAAATTAATTGGATCTTCAGGAATTGAAGTCTCAACTAATTCACTTTTTTCGTATGATTTTCTATATTTTCCTAAATCTTTCATGATTAATTATGTTTTGATTTTTAATTAACTAAAATTAAATTGCTTTCCATCATTAGCTAAAAGGATTGGTTTAAAAATACTTTCTCCTTCTTTTTTAAATAAAGAAATATCTCCATAACGTGTAGAATAATGTCCCATTAGCAAAGTACCAACATTGGCTTTTTTAGCAATTAATGCAGCTTCTTTTGCTGTTGAATGCATTGTTTTAGATGCCAAATGATTTTCAGATTCTAAAAATGTTGATTCGTGATATAAAACATCTACATTTTTAATTATTGGAATAATTGATTCATTATAAAGTGTATCGCTACAAAAAGCATAACTTTTTTCTTTTTCTGGGCTAAAAGTAAGTTCTTCGTTTTTTATTTCTTTACCATTTTCTAAAGTAATATTTCCTCCGTTTTTAATTTTTGCAAAATAACATTTTTCAATATTATATTCTTCAACTGCTTCAATATTTAACTTGCGATGTGTATTTTTTTCTTTAAAAAGATAACCATTTGTATAAACTCTATGTTTTAAAGGAATTGTTTTAACTGTTACATTATCATCTTCAAAAACTAAAACACTTTCGTTACTTTCTAATTCATGAAAATATAAATTATATCCTGTGTAAGAATTTGATAATTTTAATTGTAGTAAAATGATTTCTTTAATTCCTTTTGGACCATAAACATGCAGGTCGTTTTCTCTATTTAACAAAGTAAAAGTTGAGATTAAACCTATTAATCCGTAAAAATGATCGCCGTGTAAATGAGAAATGAAAATTCTATTTATGCGCGAAAATTTAATTTTATGTTTTCTAAGTTGTACTTGAGTTCCTTCTCCACAATCTATTAAAAACATTTGATTTTTAATTTCAAGTACTTGAGAAGTGGGATTGGTAATTGTTCTTGGAGTAGCTGCATAACAGCCTAATATAGTAAGTTTCATTTTTTTTAATTGATAATTGATAATTGACAATTATCAATTTTAAAATCCTAAATCACGCTCAATTTCATCCATTTCAATCATATCATGTGCTTCAAGTACTGAAGGAACAACAATAATTGAACTTGTAACTTTATTAAAATCGATATTATCTGCAACAATAACTAAAGATTTTTTTGCTTTAATATGCTTTTTTGAAAGTTCTTTAAATATATCTAAATCTTTTTCTTTAATAGAACTATCATGACTAATATCTAAAATAAGGTTTTGAGAAGCATAAGTAGAATATTGACTTGAAATATTTTCTACAAAAGCTTTAACATCTCCTTTAGTTTCTTTTATAATCGTTGTATGACCTTTTTGCTCTACTTTCATAATATTTAATCTATTGAAGCTAATTTATGAATAATTATTTAATTTTTGATGCCAATAAGTAAATAACTGCCATTCGTATAGCAACACCATTTTCAACTTGGTTTAAAATTACCGATTGTGAAGAATCTGCAACGTCTGAAGTAATTTCAACACCTCTATTTATTGGACCAGGATGCATAATAACCACTTCCTTATTTAAGGAATCTAATAATTCTTTTGTAACCCCATATTG
Protein-coding sequences here:
- the dnaX gene encoding DNA polymerase III subunit gamma/tau; translation: MEQFIVSARKYRPQTFKDVVGQRAITNTLLNAIETNHLAQALLFTGPRGVGKTTCARILARKINQEGYDDPLEDFSFNVFELDAASNNGVDDIRSIIDQVRIPPQTGKYKVYIIDEVHMLSSAAFNAFLKTLEEPPKHAIFILATTEKHKIIPTILSRCQIFDFKRITVNDAKEHLAEIANEQGVTFEDDALHIIAQKADGAMRDALSIFDRVVSYCGNNLTRQAVTENLNVLDFEYYIKITDLLLENKIPELLISYNDILAKGFDGHHFIAGLASHFRDLLVCQNPATLVLLESGEQARLLYQQQSVKASQSFLLQGIELANDCDLKFKQSQNQRLLVELCLMQIASINFDGEKKKLNPI
- a CDS encoding DNA polymerase III subunit gamma/tau: MKNEEIPIQPIIVSNIVEEVKQPILDKTNITPENKNKSETKISALSLSSIKAKKELEAKQLIHTKHDGELPTETFSETNMLLLWNKFAARLADQNKRLMATYMLMSKPTLNCPIITIELPNESTKIEFEAGNNELLGYLRGKLHNHDITIEVIVNETVETKYAFTPDDKYEKLKSINPTMELLRKVFDLDV
- a CDS encoding CAP domain-containing protein, which produces MKNTKFILFALIFSTFTLTSCSSDSESVSTPTVTETQKSYSHDSIELELLDLVNTYRVDNNLSPLEIIEHISYKSEEHNSYMIATNSVNHDGFTERKTNLQQVLGAYRVGENVAFGFSTPQAALNAWIASTGHKANLEGDYTHYGISIRMDQEGRKYYTNMFIKK
- the pdxH gene encoding pyridoxamine 5'-phosphate oxidase: MKDLGKYRKSYEKSELVETSIPEDPINLFHKWFHEVEDFGGVDEVNAMTVSTIGLDGFPKSRVVLLKKYNEEGFIFYTNYNSQKGKAILNNPNVCLSFFWTSLERQVIIKGIAEKTSEIISDNYFDSRPDGSKLGALASSQSEVIPNRDFLENELKELEQKFEGKPIPRPNHWGGFIIKPIEVEFWQGRPNRLHDRIVYKLSENYDWNIFRLSP
- a CDS encoding ribonuclease Z, encoding MKLTILGCYAATPRTITNPTSQVLEIKNQMFLIDCGEGTQVQLRKHKIKFSRINRIFISHLHGDHFYGLIGLISTFTLLNRENDLHVYGPKGIKEIILLQLKLSNSYTGYNLYFHELESNESVLVFEDDNVTVKTIPLKHRVYTNGYLFKEKNTHRKLNIEAVEEYNIEKCYFAKIKNGGNITLENGKEIKNEELTFSPEKEKSYAFCSDTLYNESIIPIIKNVDVLYHESTFLESENHLASKTMHSTAKEAALIAKKANVGTLLMGHYSTRYGDISLFKKEGESIFKPILLANDGKQFNFS
- a CDS encoding ribonuclease Z, with translation MKVEQKGHTTIIKETKGDVKAFVENISSQYSTYASQNLILDISHDSSIKEKDLDIFKELSKKHIKAKKSLVIVADNIDFNKVTSSIIVVPSVLEAHDMIEMDEIERDLGF